CAAGGCCGATGACGTCAGACATGCTTGGATAGCCGCCTCGCCGCGCGTTGGAGCGCCTTTCCCGCCGAGGCCACGAGCGTTTCGTGCATCCCGGCGGCAGCGGTCTGTCCTGTCACGCTCACCAGCAATAGAATGAATCCCTTGAGGGTTTCGCCGATGCCGGTCAGATGGAATTCCCGGAATTCAACGTGGCTGCGGCCATTGGTGTTCTTTGCATTTCGGATGCGCAAGGTCAGCCCGGAGGGCAGGGGGGTGACCACTACCGACACCCACTCGCAGTGGCGCAACCCGGTGATCGTGCCGCACAACAAGAGCAGGGTGGCCATGCCCCTGGTGGAAATGCCATTTGACGACTGGCGGGGGCGCCGTTTGGCCTCATCCAAAAGGTAGTCGAGCAATTTCTGGAGGTCGTCGGGCGGGAGGCGCTTTTCCTTGAGGCCGGAGGTGCGCTCGTCACGGGGGGCTGGGGGAGGCAATTCGCTCCGGCTCGGGATTCCGGACAGTTGCGAACCAGTGACAAAGTCGAGTGCCGCGCGGTACTGGCGCCAGGTTGCCGATGCCCATTCGGTCCTGTGTTGGATCATCCATCCTGCCATCATGGCGACCGTCAGTTCGGACGAATGGCGTCCAAGGTCACGGCCACAGGTTTGCATCAGGCGCCGGGCAATTTGGCGATAATGCTCTTCGGTTTCCGGTGTTCGCGTAATCATGTTCTCCTCCCGTTACTTGGACATATCCAAGGGGTTCAGAGGAGCCCAATCGACGTGCAAACAACGTTGGTTGCCTGCCCCCGCAACCAAATACCGATGATGAAAGCCCTTCCGTTCCCGCGGAAGGGCTTTTTGATTCAAGGGATTGCCGCGAATAGACCGCCTTCGCCACACCCGGCAGATTACCGTGCAGAACCGTGTGCAGCTCGGAGCCGTCTTCGCTCGGGGTCATGGTGATCTGCCCCACGCTGTTTAATTAGTATTTACCGCCGCCATATACAGCGTTAAATCTTTTGTATTAGGGTCAACCTAATCCAAAGGATAGGTGTTGGGGAGGCCTTCGTGCTGGGAAGTTTTTTCCGTTGGAGTTCAGGGGGCCTGGTGACGCTGGTTCTCCTGTTGTCGTCCGCCAGCGTCCGCGCGGAGCCCCGAACGTTGAGCTTCGGCGTCGTTCCCCAGGCAGCAGCGTCTCGCATGGCGGAGCAATGGGTGCCGTTTCTCAACGAAGTCGGGCGACGTGCCGGGGTCAAATTTATTTTTCGCACCCCAAAGGATATTCCTGCTTTTGAGGCTGAGCTTGGCGCGGGCGCGTATGACTTCGCCTATATGAACCCCTACCACTATTCGGTCTTCCACCAGCACACCGGCTACTTGGCCTTTGCCAAGGAGAAGGATCGTCGGCTGGTCGGTATCGTTGTCGTGCGCCAAGATGCCCCCTATCAAAGCATCAACGATCTGGCGGATAAGCCTGTGATCTTCCCGGCTCCGGCTGCTTTTGCAGCCAGCATCCTGGCCCAGGCTGAGTTCTCGAGCCACGGCGTCAGGATTATTCCCAAGTATGTGTCGTCCCATGACTCGGTATATCGGGGCGTTTCAGCCGGAAACT
This is a stretch of genomic DNA from Magnetospirillum gryphiswaldense MSR-1 v2. It encodes these proteins:
- a CDS encoding phosphate/phosphite/phosphonate ABC transporter substrate-binding protein, with protein sequence MTLVLLLSSASVRAEPRTLSFGVVPQAAASRMAEQWVPFLNEVGRRAGVKFIFRTPKDIPAFEAELGAGAYDFAYMNPYHYSVFHQHTGYLAFAKEKDRRLVGIVVVRQDAPYQSINDLADKPVIFPAPAAFAASILAQAEFSSHGVRIIPKYVSSHDSVYRGVSAGNFAAGGGITRTLDSLPTEQRNDLRVLATTKDYTPHPFAAHPRVPSEVVKRVLDAMRSLQGDDVGRYVLEGVTMKGIEAGADQDWNDVRALDIHLLEQWQKQKAE